Below is a genomic region from Helianthus annuus cultivar XRQ/B chromosome 2, HanXRQr2.0-SUNRISE, whole genome shotgun sequence.
aaaaatgtattatcttataattttagcgaattattaatttagcaccctatccccgagtcgggaccggcaaaaaatattatcttagagagtttattaaataatcgagtattaatttatcgagtttcTACTGTATTACCACCATAATTATTCAATATTTTAAATAATAGATGAAGGAAAACACAATCAACCAACTCATTAGTAAACTGGTTGAAATCGACTTCTCTAACCAGCAATATGCTTTAATAAATTGGATCAACCATTTTACTGATAAATTGGTTGATGTGACCAGCGGGTTATGTCTTTTATCTCTAATGGGTAGAgtgaaaaaaaaatagatttacgAAAAAATGGTTAGAAAGGCATACAAGGTATACTTATAATGCATATATtttattcaaaaaataaaaatgttattgAAATAACGCATTTTTGGTAAGCACCTTACTTGGCACACTAATTATTTAAAGGAAGGACAAAGGAGATGATTCATGAATATATTTCATATGAGAATGAGAGACGTAGGTGGTGTACCTGAAGCAAGCAAGCAGGAATCTGAATGAACCCTTGCAGTAGAACATCAACTTCCTCCAGAACATTTGACGGAACAGGAGTTATTATGTAAAGAACCCGTCTCAAAGTGTCTATTCCTCGAACAATCCCTGACAAAAAACAAAAAACCCACGTATCATTTAAGAGGAAGTTTGATTTACTGATACATTATATATTAGTTAGAACAGAATGTACATGAATCAACTGAAACATTCAAAAAGTTAAGATATTTGCAAGAAAAGCGTTTTTGGGTCAACCCAATCCATTCCCTGGCACAAAAAATACACCCGCATTGACCTGCGACCCAACCCACTCATTTTGAGACGTCTATGTATATGCCACTCAAAGAAGATAAGCCCATGTTCGAAACGATTTCATTTTATAGGCCCCCTTCTATACACACACATCTGagtgaagaaagagaagaaaagTTGCAGCACTAGGATCCCAGGAATAACAAAAGCAAGTATATGTTAAGCCAGAAGCTAGTTATTGGAACATAACCTACCAAGGCCAACACAGCGAGGTGGTTGCTCAGAACCTTCGGAATTAACTGCCAATCCAACTATACTTGCATTCAAACTGTAGAAAATTTCAGCTTTTGGCACCTGTTTTACACAAGTTGAATCAGGATGCAGCAAACCATGTATATAAGAGATTGATTTTATTTCTTAACAGGTTTGCTGGCTGGACCTTCCAGAATAATAGTTATCTTAGATTACACCCCACCAGAAGTTAAAGACCATGTAGCCAAGCCTAAAAGCACCTGTTTTAACCCCTTACCCAACCCTCCCATTTTTCTCACTTCTGATTACAGCTCTACAGGGTCCATAGTGAAACTATGTGGCATATGTAACAACTACTGAATTGACCGGTTAACAGTTTTTTTCAGGTAGATATATCAGTTCAAATAAGCAGGTAGATCTAATTGTTTTTAGCTTTGTAGGCATGTCACATGTGAAAAATAACTAACAGTTGGATGAACAAAAAGAACAAGAATGAAGAAACAAAAAGATAGGAATGTAAAATGCATCAAAGATATTtatccataaaaaaaaaaaaaaaaaaaaaaaaaactatagaaTAAAAGCTGTTGACATAAGTAACCTCACAATGTAGGTGCTTAATGTTGACAGCTGACACAGAAACTTCATAAGGAGAGTGAGCAGCCAACGCTAAAGCAATTTCCTTAATTGAGCTCATATTCACGTCACCACAAAAGCACTGTCTGAAATATGTCACTATACTTAAATCCCGTATGTGGCGTGAATCCTTATGTACCAGAACcctgaaaaagaaaatgaagcgTCAGCAAAAAGTAATAACCAAGAAGTGAAATTTGCCTAAATTTGAATGAATCACCAACATTCCCTTATGTAAATTGTATACATACGATCGATTTAAGGAGTCCTGGCGGGCTGAATTAATTTCAAGTAGGGTTATGGCCCGAGCATCCCCATCTTGTGACCAAAATGCTCCAGAGGGTAGGTTCTTACTTTTAGCAGAAATACGAATATTAACCACATGACTAGGAGCAATGTGGTTCAGCATATCCACAAGTACATCATACCCGATACCTGTCACACAAGTAACGAAGCTTATAAAGAAAGAGATGCCAGCAGCAGTACACATGTGAAGCATACCTTTAACCCAACCGGACGTGTTGACAATCAGGGGCACCCCACTATTGGTAGTTGAAATTTGGTGACAGTAGTGATCGTATAGGGCAAATATATATGTGAGATAAATCTGGGGGTCTCTTTTGGAAGATATGTCACCAAAGAAGAAACATCTGGAGAAATTTGGCACAAATGAGATGTTCATATTTAAGTAGCAAGAAATGTTTACAAATTGTTTGTTTGAAGGTGAGATATTGTATAAATAATAATACCTTTCTGGCTGAGGTTTCATATCTGTGATGCAACAAAGACAGCAGGCGAAAAGAATGTCAGCATCATCCATAAGGTGGAATTTAGGGGTATAAATTATTAGAAATTATATGTACCAGTGGTTTCAGTGTCGAGTATAGTAAGTGAGAGACATCCAGGAGGGGTAAATTCAGGTTGTCCAACATCAGAATCTAAGTAAGCAACTCTCTTGTGCCTGAAATGAAAGAATATATTTACCGGACAGCTGGGGCATGAATGAGGTATATAAACCCGCCTAATAAGAATAAAACAAAGTACCGAGGAAGGAGAAGTTGAAGGAGATGACGAGAGAAGGTTGACTTGCCGCTGTTTTTGGGGCCGCATATGAAGGCCGTTATAGGACCACCAGAAGCAGAAGCTATGGTGGCGGCTGCTTCGGACCACTCTTCTGGTATATATGCTTCCTCCTCCATCGCCATTCTTGTGTCTTCTTgcttgttttcttttcttttcttttgttagGGATGGGGTGTTGGGCTTTTGTGTCAATAAGGCGAAAGTTTCGGTTCGTTTTTAATGGGTTTCGCTCTTGGACCGATTACAAACCAACGGGTTGCTTCGGTTTCAGCCATCTGTTTCAATCAGCTTCCTTTCGCGAACCGGTTTTTGTCCATCTCTGGCCTtatccatgtttttttttttttttttctaaattgttATTATACTATTTTTCAATGGTTTCTTTTCAATCAGGTATATGTGTATTACATGGGGTTGGAACAAATATAATTCTAAACTTCAAGTTTACAATTCTTATTATTAAAATTGCGTATTAcgtgttatatatatatactaatgaACTATTAAAATTCTCAACTAACATAGGTTTACAACATCTTTTATTTATCCAAAAGTAAATTCAGCAATAAAAAATCCTTCGATTATTGTAATTctagggtcaagttattctacaaaaacttctaattgtaagaagtgtaagaaagatttatagagtgacaagtgtccaataacctaaaaaaaacccactacatcaccaccaaaaacctaaacacccaccccaccccacccaaccccacccccacccaaaaacctaacccccccccccccggcacaaaaaaaaaaaaaaaaaaaaaaaaaaaaaaaaaaaaaactacacctcaccaaaaaaacccccaaaaaacctaacccccccaccccaccccccaaaaacctaacccctcaAATTTTATTGAATGACGTTTCTAGACCACCTACTTCTTTCATCAAGCATAGCAAGCAAATCATCCTAAAcatctgtcacatacgttaaaataaagtgaatacacagagtgtaaaggtgagcatacaagtttaataacaTATAGTAGCGAAAAGCGATTTACGCacaaccagcatgtaacacgtagaaatgtgaagcaagtaagctatcgacaatgaaatatgcacagacgtgactgcgagttgtagaatgcgcaacacattatcaccaccgtgaccatgtgaagtaaaacccttaacaacccctgccCACGACAggtgctaagtccaaactatagtactatcgttgctaaggtgtcaggcaacaattaCTGTGTAAACATAGCAtacaagctgtcacacccccaaaatccacctgcggagtatcaccgcttgggagcgtgactgaccaggatcaagccaccaatcatattgaacatagcatataataattaaagtagttcataaaaatccaactcaatacaattgatgttcaaaccaaacgtaatattagtagcggaagcataatatgaaaacccaatgtatgtaataagttcaagtgttataaagtttaacatggcatccacgatccatgctccacaacgacctgctcctccctgtgcaagctccatatgtacctaaggtcctgcaaggcatgcaacagagagtcaacaactagttgagcgagttcacagaaagtaagtacgTAATGGTaattcgtatgttcatttagtgggggcttcccatgtatatATGCactactagtgggggcttcccgtgGTTACAGTTAtcactaatgggggcttcccatatttatccttactagactatttgcaaccatgagtgttcttcttaacccgagaacaggaatacgtacaaggtcacgtaggatttacgtgagtgcccttccccgaggacagtggtacgcgtggggtttacgtaggttttacataagtgtccttccgacccggaagactgtagtaggtatgagtttacgtaggttttacgtaagtgtcctcccgacccgggagacagtggtggatactagtttacgtaggttttacgtaagtgtcctgactaacctgaggatgatggtatatagtctagcaatagcgtaagtacgagtaattatccaattcaaatcttccaacccaattcccaacccgggaatcccatgtcttggctgtgtgaactcaccttggtttgctcggtatgctaggttatgcgctcacaagtaatcagtcaagtcctatagtgtgcacgtgtattaaatcagttcatgttcgtaatgatacgcatgtaatctatgtcacaaagcgtttgacagttaacatcatgtatcacataagcaGCTAATCATATTCATGCAACTCAAGCTTTATATTCAAGGCTTTCTCAGTTTGTTTTAACTCAGTTACTCATCAACAGTCTTGGTATGTTTAACCGTGTTACAACGTTAATCAGAATTAACAGAACTAGCATGCATAGTAGCGTTAACACACGTAGCAGGGTTAACACATCAACAGGGTTAACATACTAACAAGGTTAACATGTGCAATTTGGGTTCGGTCCAATAAACAATCACCCACAACAGATTTGTCCTATATGTCATTCAAAAACTCGGATCATGTGTTACAATTTAAAGTTCGGACACCCTTTCCTTAGATAAAACTCGGACACTAGGGCCTTATGAAAAACTCGGACCTTATGTAACAAGCAAGAACTCGGACAAGGCTTTTAAagcctaaaactcggaccaagtctTCATCATTAAAGTTCGGACTCTCTTGATCatgtaaaagtcggacaagagccGCCCCCCCTACAAACTCGGACACACATAAACTTTTGGCAAAAAGTCGGACCCTCATGTTtgaacaaaagtcggacccctttttttttgaacggccaacaaactcaatcccgagcactctcggggcacccactggacaaataGAGTActtcgagagtaacccgagtccaccaccaattccggggaaaacccggtaacccacccgctcataggcacgacagtgaaattatcGGTAAAACCcgttggctcaaggatccaacccaggtttcccttacaaaagtcggacccctttagttatatataaaagtcggacctcatGACACTTACAAAAGTCGAACCCTTGATCCCATATGAAATTAGGACAACACTTTACCCTaatgaaactcggacaacatgGCCTCATTAAGTTGGATCTTGTGAGATGTAAAAAGTTCGGACCATATTCATGAATAAAAATTCGGACTTCTATCCatcttaaaactcagacaaacatccTAACATCACAAAGGTCGGACTAACATAAATCATGCAATATTCAACTCCAtggtaacagttacgttttcta
It encodes:
- the LOC110919477 gene encoding polynucleotide 5'-hydroxyl-kinase NOL9 isoform X1, yielding MAMEEEAYIPEEWSEAAATIASASGGPITAFICGPKNSGKSTFSRHLLQLLLPRHKRVAYLDSDVGQPEFTPPGCLSLTILDTETTDMKPQPERCFFFGDISSKRDPQIYLTYIFALYDHYCHQISTTNSGVPLIVNTSGWVKGIGYDVLVDMLNHIAPSHVVNIRISAKSKNLPSGAFWSQDGDARAITLLEINSARQDSLNRSVLVHKDSRHIRDLSIVTYFRQCFCGDVNMSSIKEIALALAAHSPYEVSVSAVNIKHLHCEVPKAEIFYSLNASIVGLAVNSEGSEQPPRCVGLGIVRGIDTLRRVLYIITPVPSNVLEEVDVLLQGFIQIPACLLQVQGCVSPYMASNVLPGI
- the LOC110919477 gene encoding polynucleotide 5'-hydroxyl-kinase NOL9 isoform X2: MAMEEEAYIPEEWSEAAATIASASGGPITAFICGPKNSGKSTFSRHLLQLLLPRHKRVAYLDSDVGQPEFTPPGCLSLTILDTETTDMKPQPERCFFFGDISSKRDPQIYLTYIFALYDHYCHQISTTNSGVPLIVNTSGWVKGIGYDVLVDMLNHIAPSHVVNIRISAKSKNLPSGAFWSQDGDARAITLLEINSARQDSLNRSVLVHKDSRHIRDLSIVTYFRQCFCGDVNMSSIKEIALALAAHSPYEVSVSAVNIKHLHCEVPKAEIFYSLNASIVGLAVNSEGSEQPPRCVGLGIVRGIDTLRRVLYIITPVPSNVLEEVDVLLQGFIQIPACLLQK